The genomic stretch AGCAGTAGTAAAGAATTCACCTCTTTCTTACTGTGTTCATCAGCCTATTTCTTTTGCGAAGCTTCCTGATAGCgttcatcacttcttctgtCTTTAAAGAGTACACAATAGGATTGAGTAAAGCTGGAATAGTGTGGGTCAATGTGGAGTTCATGATTCTGGCATTAGGATGGATAGAGGAGAAAACTGAAGCTATGTTGGTGCCCAGGAATGGTAGAAAGAAAAGAGCCACAAGCAGCAGGTGAGCAGTACAAGTTTTCAGGGCTCTGAGTCGTTCTTCTCCTGACGCAATTCTGCTCAGTGCtacaaaaatgcaaatatatgaAACTGTGATCAACATAAGAGGCATGACGAGGAGCATAGCTACAATACTGAGTGCTACTATGTAGTTTAAAGATGTATCATTACAGGCTATGCGATACACTACTCCATGATCACAGTAAAAGCTTTGTATAACCAAAGATCCACAGAAAGAGAGGCGATTAATAAGCCCAACCATTAGTGCTATTGTACCTGACAAGAAGATCCAGATAAAGAGAAGCATAGAAACAATAAATGTTTTAGTCACAATACTATGGTACCTTAAAGGGAAACATATTGCTATAAATCTGTCAAAGGCCATGGTGACAAGTGTCCATGACTGCACACTtccaaaaaatgaaacaaagaacatataacttAAACAGGCCTCATAGACAATGTATCTCCtgtcaaacagaaatgtgtctaAGACTTTTGGGATGAGAGCAGTGCCGCCACACAGATCTGTAAAAGCCAAGTTACACACAATCATGAATTTAGGAGTATGAAGACTCTTTACCAGGTAGATAACCACAAGTAGAAAAACATTCCCAATCACAGTCATGATGTagacaaaacacaagaagaCGTAGAAATACTTCACATGAGACATGTTAGAAAACCCACTGATGTAGAATTTAGCAGGACGAACAAATGTAGCATTAAACATGGTAGAAGATCTCTCTGCTGGACCCATACAGAGTACAAGTAATAAGAACAAATATGACAGTAAAAAATGCTGAAGCCCAACTCCCCCATACACAATTCACTAATGTGAGCAGTACTGAGAGAGACTTGTTGTTTATAGCATCACGATGAGACAGAAACATCTACCTGTCACATGGTCATGAATtgaatattcattcattctgtgTGACACACATTGACCAGTAATAGCGTTGatgttttgttacagacattgtTGTCTTATACCATTATATCAGCACATGTTTTATGTGCTTGGTAGATTATTAAAAACTTGATTTACTAATCTTAACATTAACATTGATAATCAAGTGTTTTAGATCATAGTTTTTGTCAgtgttattctttttttttgattgcTCTGAGTATTGCAGGGTCTGACCTTGGGATGGAAATACTGGGACATTCACTCCTGGGAAGACTGACAGATGTCTTGAATGCTTTCCATTTGTGAATTATCTCTTTTTTACTGTAGAATGTTGCACTACAAATAGTTTGGAAATGGCTTTATGACCCTTTCCAGGTTGATGTACAGCAACATTGCTTATGTCTTTTCCTCTTGTCATAGTTTAAATATACACCTCCATGCTTATCTAATGACCATTTTTACAGCTACAAGAAGAATTTTGAACTTATTGTGTTCAATCTTAATTCTTTAAGTTATTTCTGAGTGgcaagacaaaaacatttttactagAACTCTGCCTGGACCTTCACCCACCTCtactccatacattacagggcAGGCCAGTGGAATTAGTTTGCTTTATACTGGAGGAAGacctgttttttaaaataacatgttTCATGAATTATTCACCAAATTGAGAttaaagttgagtttttacctgAATTCTGATTCTGTGTCATTTAAGGAATGGATTACAAAAACAGATAAAGTTGAAGGTTTTAATTTCACAATATAAACTCAAGACTGACCTAAGCCCGTATGTCAACctgtttttgtaaaatgacagtTAATGGTAAAataaggttaaaataaatagtaTAATATAACCACATGAATACATTAATAACATacatggaactactaaaggcacaACAAGGCAACTAACTCATAAATGAAACAGATTTTGGTGTTATTATTCTTTGTGTGACTATGGGCACATACTGTTTATCTCGCCTAATGGTTTGCTGTGTTTCCAGCTCTGTTTATGCTGAATTAAGCTGCGCGTTGTTCCATTATCAATACCGTTGCGTTAACTCCAGA from Parambassis ranga chromosome 14, fParRan2.1, whole genome shotgun sequence encodes the following:
- the LOC114446515 gene encoding olfactory receptor 1-like, producing MGPAERSSTMFNATFVRPAKFYISGFSNMSHVKYFYVFLCFVYIMTVIGNVFLLVVIYLVKSLHTPKFMIVCNLAFTDLCGGTALIPKVLDTFLFDRRYIVYEACLSYMFFVSFFGSVQSWTLVTMAFDRFIAICFPLRYHSIVTKTFIVSMLLFIWIFLSGTIALMVGLINRLSFCGSLVIQSFYCDHGVVYRIACNDTSLNYIVALSIVAMLLVMPLMLITVSYICIFVALSRIASGEERLRALKTCTAHLLLVALFFLPFLGTNIASVFSSIHPNARIMNSTLTHTIPALLNPIVYSLKTEEVMNAIRKLRKRNRLMNTVRKR